Genomic window (Acidobacteriota bacterium):
CCCCGGCCGAACGCGCCGACGACCGGATATGATACTTCGTTTGAAAATTCTTCGTGTTGCTTTTTATGAACAGGATCGACGCGAGCGGATCGTACGCTTTCGGAATAACCGCCGTAATTTTCCGTCGCCGAAGAAAGCAGCCGGGACAAAAGAGCGAATGCCACTTCATCAACACTTTGCCCCCGTCGCGGCCGCTGCAGTAGCAGATCTCGCGATCACGGTTTTCGAGTTGCGTGACTTCCGTTGCGCATCCGCAGACGCCTTTCCAACTGTATTTTGCGCCCGCGCCGGCCCAGAGCGATTTAAGACCGTACGGATGGGTCTGATTCTCCATCGCGATCGCCACCGGGAATCGGACGTTATGTCGCCGTTCGATGATTCCGGGGCAATACATTCCGCGCAAAACCGTCTCAGCCGCGCGCCGCCGTTGACGAGCACGAGCGCGTTGAGCGGACGCTCATATCCACGTCGTTGACCCGATTGATGAACCAGGTCGAACTTGCCGCGGCGTAAAGTGGCTGCGTTCGTATTCACATCCAGAGACTGCCGTCGCATTGCCAACGCATCTGCTGATCCGATGGATTTCCGCCACGTGGCGTCCATTTTGTTCAAATAGTAATTTCGATCATCGCCAGCTAAGATTCAAGATATGTCACAATGCCGCAGCGGATCCGGTGGAAGAAGCCGTCGGCATGGTCGTCCGGCGCGATGTAAACCGTTTCTGGGCAATGATCGGTTGCGTCGCGACGTTGATCGCTACAAAAATGCGGCGAAGAGTTTAAAAAATGCCCTTCTACTGGTACGGAACAAGCGGGGAATAACTGATAAACGCGAAAAGCCCCCGGTTTCCGATTTCAACTGAAATTACGTGTTAGCGACTTTTGCTCGCGAATCTTCGCGAATCCGCGCGAAACAGCGTCTGATCCGATGGTATAAAAACCGTCTTTTAACGATTTGTGGGCCAAATTAAAACGCCGTTCACTCGCGTGGCTTTGGACCGGACTTTATTTGGCGCCGATTGGAGAATATTCGCGGGCAAACTCCCATTGCATAATCCGGGTTCAAGGCGAGGTTTTCCGGGTTGCTGCGAACTGATTGGGATTGCGCGGTCGCATCCGCTTGATCAGTCGACCCGGGCAAATCAATCCGCAGCAAACGACTTCTGGGTTCGGGAGATTATGCGATCAACGAATCCATTTGTCGAGTGAAGCTTCGCGGCGGCCGATGCCGACGTTTCGTTGCGCGCGCCGAGTTAATTCGAGATCTTCACCGAGCGTACCGACCTGAACCGCCAACGCGCGCTGGTTTCCTGACGGTTTTTGCCGCCATAGATCGTCCGGATCGACACAAAGAACTCGGCCGTCAAAGTTCGTTCAAATTCTTCTTCGGTGAAAGCAAGCTCGGCGACCGGCGACCGCCCGCGCGGTCGTCTGGAGCAGCTCGTAGGTGATCTTTCGGGTCCGTGTACGCCGTTTTGACGTACTCGCCGACGATCTTGTGAGCGATGCGAAACGGCAGGTTCTTCGCGTGCCGGACGATCGAGTCGGCGGTTCGGTGACGTTGCGAATTCGCCTCGGCCCGTTCACGAAGAACGTCCAGATTGAACCGCCGATTTGAGCGTCGCGGCAAACAGCGAGACCGAACGCACGCATCGCGGAGAGCGTTGTAGATAAGCGGCTGCAGATCATCCTCGACGTCGTTGATGTCGCCAAAGGGCGTGTTGTGAATGCTCGGTCCAGAAACACCGAGGCCTCTGGCCGAGCGCTTGTTTGCGAGCGCGGATACGCCCGGGCGCGACCGGATTCCGCTTCTGCGGCATTATCGACGAGCCTTGGACAAAACCGTCCGGCAGACGCACGACGTTGAACTCCATCATCGCCATCAGCAGGAACTCCTGCGAGAATTTCCCGATATTGACGAGCAGGGCTTTCATTGCGCCGAGCATCTCTATAGAAATAATCCACCAAGCGATCCGAGGCGTAGCGTTGACGGTCGGCGCGGTGAATCCGAGAAGCTCAGAAACGCGGTGGCGGTCGATCGGAAAACCGGTGGTCGTGATCGCGCACGCGCCGAGCGGGCAAAGTTCGCGATTCTCGTACGCGTTCCCGAGGCGCTTGATGTCGCGTCCAAACCTCGGCCACCGCCAGAAGATAGTGCGCGAGCGTCGACGGCTGAGCCGGTTGAAGGTGCGTGTAGGCCGATCAGTGTCTCGTGGTTCGCCGCCGCGAGGTCGAGAAGATTCGTCCGCAGTTCGTTCGCTTCACGGACGAGTTCAGAAAAGCAATTTCGGACGCAGATAGATCCGGTAGATCGTGACGTCGATGTCGTTCCGGCTGCGGGCCGTGTGCAGCTTGCCGGCCGTATCTTCGTCTCGCAGATTGCGGTCATACTCCCACGAAGATAGTAGAAAAGACCTGAACGTGCCGTCATACGTACACCGACCGGCGGATCGCTTCGAAATCCAGGCGCGAAGCGACGTGAGGATCAAACGCTGTGCTTCGGGCGTGATGATTCCCTGTTCGCCGAGCATCACCGCATGCGCAGAATCAACCTCGACGTAGGCGTCGAGGGAATAATCCTTGGCATCGATGAAGCAGTCTTCAAGTACGTTCTTCTTGTAATTTCGGGCCCGGAAACTTTTCTTGCATTTTTTGTTCTTGATTGGAGCCGAACGCGTCCTGCCTGAAGCGGCGCCACGCGCCATGAAACATTTGAATTCAGAGATCGACCTCACCGCACCCGTTCTTGTGAGCACGCTCCAAGGCAAACGGGACTTTGCGCTCGTTCTATTTCTTGACCGCTTTCGGCAGGCTCAGCAGATTCGCGAAAATGCGATATGCGCCGGGATTGCCGACCGGCAATTGGCGGAACCACGAATACGACGTAAACGTATCTGCCCTTCCCGATCTCAGCGTAGAGCATTCCGCCGAGGCTTTCCTTTTCCGCCCTCGTCGTGGGTTTCGAGCAGCGGCGTGGAATTTGTCGTCCCACGCCGTCAAAGATATAAAGATTCCGCTCCTGGACCCAATTGTCGAAATCGCGGTCGGTGATCTTGTTCGGATAGCTTAGGACCGGATTCATCGGTTGGAGCATCTTCACCGGCGCCGTTTCATCGACCGTACGGATGTTCGATTCCATTTTCGCCGGATACGGCGTCAGATTGAGCCGCGCGAATTCCTGTTGCTGATACTGGACGATCATCGTTCCGCCGTTGCGGACGAATTCGATGAGCCTCCCGTTGTTGGCGACATAGTCGGGCCGACCTGCGATGCGCGGATGCCGATGACGATCGTGTCGAACTGCGACAGATCCCCGGTCGAAAGATAGTCTTCGTCGAGAAGTTTGACGTTGAGTCCAAGCCGTTCGATCGCCTGCGGAACTCCTTGACGCCGCTGCCGTTACGTATCCGACGCGAACCGGCGCAACCTTCAGATCGAGGACGTTGACCTTTCGTCGTCGCGCGCGAATAGAGTCGGTGCGTCTGAATATGCGGATACTCGATCGCCTGCATCGTCGGAGTAGACCGCGCCGCCGACCGAGGCCTGGGCGGCGTAGATCTCGAACGATTCGGCAGCTTTCGCCGACGGCATCTCGACGTCAAAGGTGATCGCCGTTTTCTCGCGCGCGCCTTGAGATCAAAGTGGACGAACTTGCGCGTATTTCAGTTCTTTCGATGCATTCGAATTGAGCGCGACCGAGCCCCTTCAAAGGATTCGGCGAATTGTTCGTTACGCCCAGCACGAGCCGCTTCTTCGGCAGTTTCGGCGCTCATCGGAGCGATCAGGATCTTTTGGTCGAGACTGACCGTCACGGCCGGAACGACACTGACGTCGCGCCGGATCTCGCCGCGGATGTCGTCCGAATATCGGAACTGGACGTCACGCTCGATCGCGACCAGCCGCCCGCCGATCTCGCGAGTTTGACCTCGGCCTTCATCAGCGCCGGTTGAAACGGCAGATTCTTCGACGCCGCGTCCTGCCATTCGAGGAAGTTTTGTTGCGCGGATTCTCAAGCCAATACGGTTCGGTCGGTTTCGCGTCTTTCGCCGAAACAACCGTGAAGAACGCCGCGTGCGAAGCCGTCTCGCGCCGCGGACGGAATCCGCTTTCCTGCTGGACCGGTTCCGGCGACGACTCGGCCGACCATCCGCGCGGCGCCTGGAGCGATACGTCTTTGACCTTCACATCGGCGCTTTGCGCGAAGACGCGAACTCCGACGTTGACCGAATCACCGGGCACGATCGTTTCAGAGTTGCTCAGCGCATCGACGACCACGCCGGCGGCCATTTGCAACGCTTTGGCAAATTCGCGTTCCTTTGCCGGATCAGGAATTTCGAGTCCGGGTTGCGCGTCGAGCCTTCGGCCTCAACGGCCTGGGCGTAGCCTTGGGGAAGGATCGAATCAGCTTTTCAGGCGCGTGATGTCATAACTCTGAGCGCGAGTTCGGCGGTCTCCTGAAGTGCCGCAAGTTTCGGGAACAGCGGATCGTATCTGTCGCCGCTGATCGACGGAATTCCCTTGATCGATGTGTCGAGCCCGTCAAACATACTCGTCTCTTTCTCGACCTTGTCGCCGACCGTTTCAAGAAGGCGCATTCCTGACGTGAACTTTCCGCGGAGTTCGAGCATGCCCATTTCCTGCGATTTATGCTGGCTGCGGCCTTCCATCGCGATCTCGAAATAGGAACGGCTGATCAGAGAATATATTCGCCGGTGTTGACGACGAGCGTCGGCGGATTGCTCGGATTGTTGGTAAACGATTGCGAAACATAGAGTTTTTCGCCCGCTACGGTGTCAGGCCTTCGGCGAAATGCTCCGAAAACTGTTTTGGGTCGGCCGCGGCCTTGAAGGCTATCGGCTTCAGGTAACGGCGAGTTGGTGCTGTCCGTGCCCGTCGGCCGGCGTTCCCGCCAATCCGAAACGATGACCATCGGCCGAAACTTCCTGATCGCGCGGACCATATCGCCGAGCGTCAACCGCTCGCCCCAGATGCGCGCCGCTTCTTCACGCTTCTTCGAGAAACCACAGTCCATAACGCGCGCGTGAAGAGCTGTTCGCCGCCGTCGAGCCGGCGCGCTTGAAAGTTCTTCCGAACGAATGACGCCGAGCGGTTCGAACAGTTCCTCACCGATGACGTTCTGCCCGCCGTCGCCGCGGTTGAGCGAGAGATAAACGGTCCGCGCCTGCTGTTTGCAAACGCGTACGCGATCAATCCGGAATCCTCGTCATCCGGATGCGCCGCCGTATGCATAAAGCTCGCCGTCGTCTGCAACCGTTTCAGAATCTGCCCGAGTCCCGAGGCGGCGTTGTCGGAGATCGGCCGCACCTGGCGGGAAGACAAATGGAAAAAGGAAGAAGGAAAGTAACAGAACGTACGAAATAGTGTTTTTTATGGCCTTATGTTTCATTTGTTTTCTACTTTTGCGACCTCCGATACCGTCAGACTGATACAGTCCGGCGCCGACGGTCACCAGACAACCGACGACGCTGTACCAAAGAAATGCGATCTTGAAATAGCCCTTTTTGGGCGATCAGGATTGCGAACCGATAAGGTCCACGATCTCGGCGAAGTTGTGGATCAACGCGATCGAAAGGATCCCGCACAAGAGCCCATAAAACGCCCGCGGGCCTTGGCGCGCGGGAACACGAACGCAAGCGCGAAAACGCCGAGCAGCGAGCCGTAGAAGAACGATCTGAACTTGTTGACGACCTCGATCAGCGATCCGAGATTCGTCGAATAAATGGCTACGATACAGGCAAACACGCCCCAGCCGAGCGTCGAGATCTTGCCTACGAGCAAATACTGTTTGTCGGTCGCGTCCGGATTGATAAGGCGACGGTAGAAATCGATCGTCGTTGCCGTGGCGAGCGCGTTTAGTTCAGCCGAGATCGACGACATCGCCGCCGCGAAGATCGCCGCGATGATGAGTCCGATGACCCCGATCGGCATATAGCTCAGAACAAACGTCGGAAACACGTAGTTGACGTCGTTGAATTTTTCGTCGCTTTCTTCTTGACGAAATCGACCGCGGTCGCCCGCGCGTCGTTGAACCCCTTTGTTCGCCTCGATATACTTCTGCCGCGCTTCCGGGAGAATCAGACGCCAGATACTCGACCGCCGATGCCTTTCTGTTTTCGAAGGCCGCGCCGTATTTCGTCTCGATCGCCTTGAACTCTTCCGGAAGTCGCCGCCTTGGTCGCCTCGATGTTGTTGAAGATCGCCGGAGCGCTGGAATTGGTAGAAGACGAAGACCATAATGCCGATCATCAGAATGAAGAACTGCATCGGAATCTTCAAAAACGCGGACATCAGGAGCGACGTCCGGCCCTGATCGACCGATTTTGCGGTCAAAAGCGTTGGACCTGGCTTTGATCGCATCCAAAATACGGGAGCGCGAGAAAGGTGCCGCCGATCAGCCCCGACCAGAAGGTGTATTGCTCGGTGAAATCGACTTTGAAATCGACCGTGTTGAGCTTTCCGACCGCACCGGCAAGCTGCGGCCCGTCACCGACGCCGACTCCCGTCGGAAAATTACCGACGATTATGACGAGACAAACGCCGAGCCCGAAGAAGATGACGACCATTTGCTTGACGTCCGTCCACGTCACGGCCTGGACGCCGCCGAACATCGTATAGATGGTCGTTGAAAGCCCCATCGCGAAGATCGTGTAAATGAGATTCCAGCCGAGAACGATCGACAGAATGATCGACGGCGCGGCGATGACGACGCCGGCCGCGAGTCCGCGCGAGATCAGGGAAAGAAGCTCGTGAGCGTCCGGACCCGAACGTCGAAGCGCTTCTCGAGATATTCGTAAGCCGTGTAAACATTCGCGTTATGGAAAAACTTGACGACCGTGATGCAGAGGATGATCATCGCGACCGGGAGTCCGAAATAGAACTGGATGAAGCGCATCCCGTCGGAATAGGCTTGACCGGTCGTTCCGACGAGAGTGATCGCCGATAGTTGGGTCGCCATTACAGACAGCCCCACGGCCCACCACGGCAGGCTTTTGTTGGCGAGAAAATAACCCTGCACGCTCTTGCTGTGCTTGGTCATTCTGATCCCGTCAAAGATCATAAACGCCAGATATGCGACAATTATCGCCCAATCAAGCCAAGACATAACGATTTCGGATTTGCGATTTTCGATTTGCGATTCTTCCGCGGCCGCCGGGGATTTGCATCAGCCCAAGACCAGAAATCACAAACCCTCATTCAAGAGAAGTATTTCGAGAAAGACCAAAGCAGCAAAATGACCACGACAAGGGTGAGTATCACGCCTGCGTAGACGGGATACCACCACGAGTCGGGTCTGTCTTTGATTCGTCTTCCATACTAGAAAAATGAATTTGAATCCAACCTGGAACTGACGGCTGTCAAGCGACGTTACCGGACGGTTCTGAACCGTCGGCAAAGCCTGCGTCAGATTTCCGAGCGCGTCGGTCGTTACCGTCAAACTATTGATCTGGAACTTGCTGTTGATATTGAAGACGTTGAGAAACTCGCCAAACGCTTCGAGTTTCAACCTCTCGTTGAAATTGAAAAACCGCGAGTAGCGCAGATCGGTATTGAACTGGTACGGCGTGACGCCGGAATTCCGGCGGATTCCGACCGGGTTGTCCGATCCGGTGAAACCATCCAGATTGATGTCGTTGACCGCAATGATGTTGAACCGCTCGCCGCTGTTCGCCGTCATTATGATCCCGAGCTGGTGTTGTTGACGAGGTAACGCAACGCCTTGTTCGCGAAGTTGAACTGCGGCCGGCCGACAAAGCTCACAACGAACGTATGACGCTGGTCCGCGAGCGACGGCCCCAGATCGCGGCGGCGGCTCGTCGGATCCTGGGTTACAAGGTTTCCGACCTGGGGTCGCGACGAGATTCTGTTCCGGAGCGTCGTCTTCCGATTTCGACAAAGTGTAATTGACGCTGAACTGGTATCCTTCGAAAACCGCTTCGAAAGCTGCAGCGTCATCGCGTTGTAATTTGAATTTCCGACGGACTCGGCCATCAGGATATTGTTGAAACGGGGATCAAGACGGGTCGCCGCACTCACCGTGTTGCTGAAGATCGGACGGCCGTCGGCAAGCGACGACGTCGGATTGATTCGATTGATGTTGCGGTAAAGCGGAATGTGACGGCCGCCCGAACGAATGTAGCCGACAGTGAACGCGAGATCCTTGGTCAGCGCCTGTTCAAGCTGAAAATTCATATGGATCGCATACATATTCTCAAAGTCAGGCGACATCGTCTCGATGCTCTGCACGGGCAAAACCGCTCCGGCGGGCAATGAACCGAGGGTTGTCGGGAACGCCGGCGATCCGGCGGTTGCCGGCGCAAACGTAAAGTTGAACAGGATCGGGCTGCCGTTATTGAGCAACGCGCGCTGGTAAAAATCGAGATAGACCGTATCGTAATAGAGTCCGGCGCTGGCACGGAACACCGTCGGGCGATCCCCCTCGCGGACCGAATAAACAACTCCGAGACGCGGCGCGAAGTTGTTCTTGTCCACCTTGAACGACTGCGATGCCGCAAACGGCGAGTTCGCAAACGCCTCAGGAATATCGTAAAGGTCGTAGCGGAGTCCGTAATTGATCTTCAAACGGCGGGTCGCCTTCCAGTCGTCCTGAGCGAAAAAGTTGTAGAACGTCGATTGATATACGATATCCGGATTGCCGAACGCTTCGACGTAATTGGTATAGCCGCGCGGCGTCAATCCGCTTCTTGCATCGAGATACGACTGCAGCGTCGGGAACGTGTAGCGCGCGAATTGATTCGAACGACGCGTATCGTCGATGCGGTTCAAACCACCGCCGATCTTGATTCCGTGGTCGCCGCGCGTCCACGTCAGGTTGTCCTGAAACTGGTTCGTCACCTGAAGCGGCGCGATCGTGTCGTCGTTTTCCGGGGCGCCGAAATTGGCGACGCCGGTGATGACGACGCTGATTCCGGTGCCCGAATTGCTGTTCGCGATGTTGCGTGAATCGCGTTTCGCGTACTGATAACGAAACTCGTTGATGACCGTCGGGGAGAAGATCGACGCCAGCTGCAGTCCGATCGAATACGATTTGTCGTCAAAGTCGATGCTTCGCTGCAAAGTGTTCAATCCGCCGGCGATGTTGTTCGGCGAAAGATTAGTGAAATAGTTGAACCTGCCCGTCAGACGGTTCGCATCGTTGAGTTGGGCGTCGGTGCGGAAAATGAAAAAGTTGACTTTCTGGGATGCCGGGATAGCCGTCGGAAAAGCATCTGCCGGAACGCCGGCGGCGATCAGCGCGGCCTTATTGGCGTCGGTGATCGTGATCGTCCGCTGCGGTTCGCCGGCGAGATCGCGTTTGACCCATTCGTATCCGGTGTAGAACTGCCAGCGATCCTTGATGATCGGCCCGCCGAGAGCGCCGGTGAAGTTGTCGACCTTGGTTTCAGGCTTGATCGCCGTCGGCGAGATGTTGAACGGCCGCGACGACATCGACGTCCGGCGGAATCGGTAGCTGGCCGAACCGTGGAAACCATTTGTTCCCGAGGGCGTGACGGCGTTCATGATCAGTCCGGGCGTGTTGCCGAATTCAGCCGAAAATCCGTTCGTCACGAGCTGAACTTCGGCGACGAACGTATCCGAGATCGGCATCAGGCGAATCCCGCCGCGGTCGGCCTGGGTGTTGTTGTTGCCGTCGAGCTGATAGTTCGTGCGGCGCGTATAACCATTGGCGTTGATTCGCGGAACTCCGAATTCGACGTTCGGGCGTCCCGTGACGTTGCTCTGCAAGAGCGCGAAGTTGTACGGGTTGCGCGAGACGTTCGGAAGATTCTGAACCTCGCGGGTATTCATCACGCGGCCGAGGTCGATCTTTCCCGGATCGGCGATCGGCGCATCGGACGTGATCGTGATCGTTTCATTAACTCCGCCAGGCGTCAGGGGAGACATTGATCGTCGCGGTTGAACCCGTCGTCAGAGTCACTCCTTCCTGCACGAACTTCTTGAAGTTCGGCGCTTCGACGGTAACGCGGTACTTGCCGAGCGGAAGCAACGGAAGCCGATAACTGCCTTCCGAATCGGTCGTTACGCTGCGTTCGGCGCCGGTATCGAGATTGCGAACCGAAACGGTCGCGCCGGCGACGGCAGCCGAATTGGCGTCCGTCACCGTTCCTTCGATCTGGCCGTTGAGCGCCTGTGATTGAGCCGTCGCCCCGGCGACGGCCAGAACCAGCGTCAGCAGGGTTAATAAGAACAACGTGAATGGTTTACGCGAATAGTTATCCATCGACATCCGGGAAATCTCCTTGTTTGTTTTGAAAAATATGCGGAATAATTCGTTACACGAATATAACATTATTGGTACGAAAGCGTAACCGTGAAGGTTACACTTTGTGCGACAGATCGTTGATCTGTTTCCGAATCTTGCGAGCGGAATCGGGATCAGGATCGATGAAAGCCGCGTTCGATGTCCTTCATCGTGAGACGAAGAATTACCGGCCGGCCGTGCGGGCAGGTCGTCGGCGAAGATGTCAGGAGAAGGCGGTCGATAAGCCATTGCATCTTCTCCATCGTCAACGGCATATTGATCTTGACGGCGGCTTTGCAGGCCAGGCTCGCGGCGATCTCGTCACGCAAGGTCGCGCGCGCACCGCCGCGTTTCTCGGCATCGACCGTGTCAAGCAATTCCGCCAGCAAGTTGCGTGCGTCCTTCGGTGCGACATCCGTCGGAACGGCCTTGATCGCGACCGTCCGTCCGGAAAGCCGCATTACATCAAAACCGCATTCCTCAAGTTCCTTGCTGACGATCTCGAACGCGGCCGCCTGCGCCGGTGTCAGATCGAACGTTTCGGGAATCAGAAGGTTCTGCGACCCAGCCGGCCGATCGGCTTCCTTGCGCCGGAACTTGTCGAAAAGGATCCGCTCATGCGCGACATGTTGATCGACGAGCAGAAGACCTTCATCGTCGACGGCGATGATAAAACTCTCGTGAAGCTGACCGACCGGTCGGATCTTCGAGGCCGAAACCTGTTCGACGTCAACGGCCTTGACGGCCTTGAGCGCGGGATCGGCGAATAGTTTCGGATCCGGGCCGGGCATCTCGGATCCTTCGAGCCGGAAACTTTGATTTCCGGTTTTGAAAACCGCGAGGTCGGAATCCGGCTCTCGGACCTCAGACGGTTTGGTGAAACCACGGAGATCCGGATGATCCGCCGTTGCCGGTCCCGACTCGGGCCCCGGTGGTTCGGATTCGACGGCGACGTCGATCTCAACGGCCGAGATCATCGCTTCGACTTCTGCGCGTTCGGCAGCTTCAGGAATATGAAACTCGATTCTCGACTGCTCCGGACGCGGCCGTTCGTCGCGGATCGGGACGACAGACGGCTCACGCGGTTGCGGAGCGACTCCGACCGATGCAAGCGAACTACGGACGGCTTCGGCGATGACTTCTTTGACCGCTTCCGAACGCCTGAAACGAACTTCGGTCTTCGCCGGATGGACGTTGACGTCGACCTCTTCGAGCGGAATCTCGACAAACAGGAAGGCGACCGGGTAAACGCCGTGCGGCAAAATCGAGCGAAACCCTTCGAGCAATCCGCCGGCGATCACGCGGTCGCGGACAAAACGCCCGTTGATGAAGAAATACTGCGCGTCGCGGGTCGTCCGCCGCTCGCGCGGCGCGGAGACGAATCCCGAAATGGCGGCGACGAACTCGCGCCCGCCCGCGACCGGCAAGAGGCTCTCGACCATCTCGGCGCCAAAGATTTGATAGGCGCGCTCGCGCAGGTCGCGCGCGGGCGCCAGGTTCAGACTTTCCACGACCGTTGCTGACGAGCGCGAAGGCGATCTCGGGATGCGCAAGCGCGTAATGGGTGACGATCGACGTCAGGTGAAAATTCTCGGTCGCCTCGGACCGCATAAACTTGCGCCGCGCCGGCGTGTTGAAAAATAGATCGCGGACGCTGATCGTCGTCCCGGTCGTCCGTGCCGCGTCGCGGACATCGACGAGCCTTCCGCCCTCGATGTCGACGCGGACCGCTGTTTCGGCATCGTCCGTCTTGGTGACGAGTTCGACGCGCGCGACCGAGGCGATCGACGCCAACGCCTCGCCGCGAAATCCGAGCGTCGCAATACGTCCGAGATCCTCGAGCGACGCTATCTTCGAAGTCGCGTGTCGTTCGAACGCGAGCAGCGCGTCATCACGATTCATCCCGACGCCGTCGTCCGTGATCCGCATCAGTCGCCGTCCGCCGAGTTCGATCTCGACCCGTATCCGCGTCGCGCCGGCATCGATGGAGTTTTCGATCAGCTCCTTGACGACAGACGCCGGCCGCTCGACGACTTCGCCGGCCGCAATCTGATTGGCAAGATTGTCGGGGAGGATTCGGATGGTATTCATCGTGGTTCGATGTTAACAAATTCGGGCGGAATCAGCATCAAGTACAGTGCAGAGTGCATAGTGCAGAGTGCATAGTTCCGCGAAGAACATCCCGCGCTATGCACTTTGCACTGTGCACTACTCTGCACTCTGCACTATGCACTAATAACCCGATGGCCCTTGTCGTCGAGATCGGTCGCCTGGTAGATCCAGTCGATGAAGTACGGTCCGTAATGATTCAGAAGCGAGAGGACGTTGAGTGTTCGTTCCTGCAGGTGATCGTGCGGCATCAACGCCGCGTACGCAGTTTCGATTTGGCGCCG
Coding sequences:
- a CDS encoding carboxypeptidase regulatory-like domain-containing protein, whose product is MDNYSRKPFTLFLLTLLTLVLAVAGATAQSQALNGQIEGTVTDANSAAVAGATVSVRNLDTGAERSVTTDSEGSYRLPLLPLGKYRVTVEAPNFKKFVQEGVTLTTGSTATINVSPDAWRS
- a CDS encoding TonB-dependent receptor, producing MSPLTPGGVNETITITSDAPIADPGKIDLGRVMNTREVQNLPNVSRNPYNFALLQSNVTGRPNVEFGVPRINANGYTRRTNYQLDGNNNTQADRGGIRLMPISDTFVAEVQLVTNGFSAEFGNTPGLIMNAVTPSGTNGFHGSASYRFRRTSMSSRPFNISPTAIKPETKVDNFTGALGGPIIKDRWQFYTGYEWVKRDLAGEPQRTITITDANKAALIAAGVPADAFPTAIPASQKVNFFIFRTDAQLNDANRLTGRFNYFTNLSPNNIAGGLNTLQRSIDFDDKSYSIGLQLASIFSPTVINEFRYQYAKRDSRNIANSNSGTGISVVITGVANFGAPENDDTIAPLQVTNQFQDNLTWTRGDHGIKIGGGLNRIDDTRRSNQFARYTFPTLQSYLDARSGLTPRGYTNYVEAFGNPDIVYQSTFYNFFAQDDWKATRRLKINYGLRYDLYDIPEAFANSPFAASQSFKVDKNNFAPRLGVVYSVREGDRPTVFRASAGLYYDTVYLDFYQRALLNNGSPILFNFTFAPATAGSPAFPTTLGSLPAGAVLPVQSIETMSPDFENMYAIHMNFQLEQALTKDLAFTVGYIRSGGRHIPLYRNINRINPTSSLADGRPIFSNTVSAATRLDPRFNNILMAESVGNSNYNAMTLQLSKRFSKDTSSASITLCRNRKTTLRNRISSRPQVGNLVTQDPTSRRRDLGPSLADQRHTFVVSFVGRPQFNFANKALRYLVNNTSSGS